One part of the Mya arenaria isolate MELC-2E11 chromosome 3, ASM2691426v1 genome encodes these proteins:
- the LOC128227423 gene encoding cytochrome c oxidase subunit 5A, mitochondrial-like — MLRSLVSRSRTLVKAGALIARQNPIAVTSVRAYSVADDYLASNKELLKMIQEGTSDGYELREFLTEMQGDDYVPGSEEVSNLMRACRKLNDYGLAIRVLEAVKFKCGTDTVLWNNLQAAIQPTLTELGIASLEQMGYDKPELYYPEPDDVHNYDSKGRSLD, encoded by the exons ATGTTACGTTCGCTGGTTTCACGCTCAAGAACATTGGTCAAGGCCGGTGCCTTGATAGCTAGACAAAATCCTATAG CTGTAACCAGTGTAAGAGCATACAGTGTAGCTGATGA TTACTTAGCATCTAACAAAGAATTGTTAAAGATGATTCAAGAGGGAACATCTGATGGGTATGAGCTTAGAGAATTCCTCACGGAAATgcag GGTGATGACTATGTACCCGGATCTGAAGAGGTGTCTAACCTGATGAGGGCCTGCAGAAAACTTAATGACTATGGTCTCGCCATCCGTGTATTGGAGGCTGTCAAG ttCAAGTGTGGCACTGACACAGTCCTATGGAACAACCTTCAGGCCGCTATCCAGCCTACCTTGACTGAGCTGGGTATTGCCTCCCTCGAACAGATGGGATACGACAAGCCCGAGTTGTACTACCCTGAGCCCGATGATGTACACAACTATGATAGTAAAG gAAGGTCTCTTGACTAA